A genomic region of Alicyclobacillus sp. SO9 contains the following coding sequences:
- a CDS encoding type II CAAX prenyl endopeptidase Rce1 family protein: MSELPLSLFLPDPWKKPGVGRSSSSLLFLGTKYLHRIHPSTLFWAIVVISCVLFGVGHIGQLKGHDVATWFILSLMGFSLAMYAYFSRSFWIALLNHSLYDFAVSIHAISTSSYAWWPYLVVFWIILVFLYYRWRRSRVITNFRNNAAEVSQ; the protein is encoded by the coding sequence GTGTCGGAGTTGCCATTGTCTCTCTTTTTGCCGGACCCATGGAAGAAACCTGGCGTTGGTCGTTCATCATCATCCTTGCTTTTCCTTGGAACGAAATACCTCCATCGAATACACCCGTCTACTCTCTTTTGGGCCATTGTAGTCATCAGTTGCGTTCTGTTCGGCGTGGGACACATCGGGCAGCTCAAAGGCCACGATGTCGCCACATGGTTTATTTTGAGTCTCATGGGATTTTCTCTTGCCATGTATGCCTACTTTTCGCGTTCATTTTGGATCGCGTTGTTAAATCACTCTCTATATGATTTCGCCGTGTCCATCCACGCGATCTCCACATCCTCCTATGCCTGGTGGCCGTACTTAGTGGTCTTCTGGATAATCCTTGTATTCCTTTACTACAGATGGCGCAGGTCACGAGTGATTACAAATTTCAGGAACAATGCAGCGGAGGTATCGCAGTGA
- a CDS encoding TetR/AcrR family transcriptional regulator, producing the protein MDRRVYKSKRAIMDALIKLMSEKDFEMITINEIAEEANVNRGTVYLHYTDKYDLLNQCVENHLNQLFANCLPSGDVGNFPCEGGLLRIFKYLEQHKSFYSAMLVKKSAPAFRNCLLTMIRQGLAKKVDKSEVNGDINREVTVHFLASAVVGTMEWWLAHSMPYPAEDDANQLYMLLDRSHKWGYRQQNDAKPTLRQ; encoded by the coding sequence ATGGATCGACGTGTTTACAAGTCAAAGAGAGCGATTATGGATGCTTTAATCAAGCTCATGTCGGAAAAGGATTTTGAAATGATTACGATTAATGAAATTGCGGAGGAAGCAAATGTCAACCGGGGAACCGTTTATTTGCATTATACAGACAAGTATGATCTGCTAAATCAGTGCGTAGAGAATCATTTAAACCAGTTATTTGCAAATTGTCTACCTAGCGGAGACGTAGGTAATTTTCCTTGCGAAGGAGGGTTGCTTCGTATATTTAAATATTTGGAACAACATAAATCTTTCTATTCTGCCATGCTGGTCAAAAAAAGTGCCCCTGCTTTTAGAAACTGTCTGCTGACTATGATCCGACAGGGGCTTGCCAAGAAAGTTGATAAAAGCGAGGTAAACGGAGACATAAACAGGGAAGTGACGGTGCATTTTCTGGCTTCGGCTGTTGTTGGCACAATGGAATGGTGGCTTGCTCATTCGATGCCTTACCCAGCCGAGGATGATGCAAACCAACTTTATATGCTTCTGGATCGAAGCCATAAATGGGGGTACCGCCAACAAAATGATGCAAAGCCCACGCTAAGACAATAA
- a CDS encoding MFS transporter, protein MRNNKGTDSKTNLVIFILAIGLFVVGTVELGFAGILKVVSSDLGISIAATGQLVTIYAIIYAIIYAIGTPVFTLITSRIERKKLLLLSLIVFILSNVIATVSPNYLILMSSRIIGAISSGIFSVSSVALAAKIVPSSQVGKAIGRTMMGYTASLVLGVPFGTFVGETFGWRIIFALVALVSLLPLAGVWLFVQKVEGEEPVPLKTQFSIMRNPAMVMGMLVTVFILIGQFCLYTYLTPFLHALADFHTKGITASFFVLGIFGVLGSFIAEISLINWVPERRRME, encoded by the coding sequence TTGAGAAACAACAAAGGGACTGACTCAAAAACGAATCTGGTCATTTTTATACTTGCCATAGGGTTGTTTGTTGTCGGGACAGTTGAATTGGGTTTTGCCGGTATTTTAAAGGTGGTATCTTCTGACCTCGGAATATCGATCGCTGCGACCGGACAGCTTGTGACCATTTACGCTATTATTTACGCTATTATTTACGCAATAGGCACGCCCGTCTTCACGTTGATAACATCCCGGATAGAAAGAAAGAAACTGTTACTGCTCTCATTAATTGTTTTTATCCTTAGTAATGTCATTGCGACCGTTAGCCCTAATTATTTGATTCTGATGAGCTCCAGAATTATTGGAGCAATCAGTTCCGGAATATTTAGCGTGTCTTCGGTTGCATTGGCGGCCAAAATTGTCCCTTCCTCCCAGGTGGGCAAAGCTATAGGAAGAACAATGATGGGATATACTGCTTCATTGGTATTAGGAGTGCCTTTTGGAACATTCGTTGGAGAAACATTCGGATGGAGAATAATATTCGCTTTAGTAGCACTGGTCTCCCTCCTGCCTCTGGCAGGAGTTTGGCTTTTTGTACAAAAAGTTGAAGGGGAGGAACCAGTCCCTTTAAAAACACAGTTCTCAATTATGCGGAACCCCGCAATGGTCATGGGTATGTTGGTGACTGTATTTATTCTCATTGGCCAATTTTGTTTATACACCTATTTAACGCCATTTTTGCATGCCCTGGCTGATTTTCATACGAAAGGAATAACGGCATCATTTTTTGTTTTGGGGATATTTGGGGTTTTGGGTAGTTTTATAGCGGAAATATCGTTGATAAATTGGGTGCCAGAAAGACGGCGTATGGAATGA